The following are encoded together in the Pseudoalteromonas piscicida genome:
- a CDS encoding DUF6136 family protein, whose translation MLYYYRYRKASLSLSLQAIGQQLQQFGLMIAALFQVYLLGFIAILFMGIGKIVESDNPVAQVQIAWGLLAAQNFILFVFRDAVLDKAHRSYHHTILHRAIHQKVADGLSVLVVHPLLLMTLILCYSIGIEKITQAWHLLFFAVTQFFVALCFIYRPLGTSIGLLITAIISFAVVEITWYLIAVNLIVFGCAALLPRKVTLSVMVKGLTTFWLSFAYNHYFVLLWRIVMSVLVLWFGAILSAERPDLMANYVPGLVTLNLLWWSSLAIDLKPEVYDRTAYWLSIDQLQLAKQSIWIIVLTAAVCFSVPVYMLLGLSVVSLLPYVFLPLLVLSALKSPQHLAMTWLSTLVLSYTGYVLL comes from the coding sequence ATGCTCTATTACTATCGTTACAGAAAAGCGTCACTTTCCTTATCGCTGCAAGCGATAGGGCAGCAACTTCAGCAATTTGGCTTGATGATAGCTGCCTTGTTTCAAGTTTATCTGTTAGGTTTTATCGCGATACTATTTATGGGTATAGGTAAAATTGTAGAAAGTGATAATCCCGTTGCACAGGTACAAATTGCATGGGGATTACTTGCGGCGCAAAACTTTATTTTATTTGTGTTTCGAGATGCGGTTTTGGACAAAGCGCACAGAAGTTACCACCACACAATCCTCCATCGTGCCATCCATCAAAAAGTGGCAGATGGATTGTCCGTACTGGTTGTTCACCCCTTATTATTGATGACTCTAATTCTCTGCTATTCGATTGGAATTGAGAAAATCACACAAGCATGGCATTTACTGTTTTTTGCGGTGACGCAATTCTTCGTTGCTCTTTGTTTTATTTATCGACCTTTGGGGACCAGTATTGGATTATTGATAACAGCCATTATCAGTTTTGCTGTTGTCGAAATTACTTGGTATTTGATTGCTGTAAACCTAATAGTGTTTGGCTGTGCTGCTTTGCTACCGCGTAAAGTGACGTTATCGGTAATGGTTAAAGGGTTGACGACATTTTGGCTGAGCTTTGCTTACAACCACTATTTTGTGTTGCTTTGGCGCATTGTGATGAGTGTGTTGGTGCTATGGTTTGGCGCGATCTTAAGCGCAGAGCGCCCCGATCTGATGGCAAATTACGTTCCAGGTCTGGTGACGTTAAATCTATTATGGTGGTCGAGCCTTGCCATTGATCTCAAACCTGAAGTCTACGACCGCACTGCATATTGGTTGAGTATAGATCAGCTGCAATTAGCAAAGCAGAGCATCTGGATTATTGTGCTGACGGCTGCTGTCTGTTTTTCAGTGCCTGTCTATATGTTATTAGGACTGAGTGTAGTGAGTCTATTACCCTATGTCTTTCTGCCACTTTTAGTGTTAAGTGCATTAAAAAGTCCACAGCATTTAGCTATGACTTGGCTCAGCACCTTAGTACTGAGCTATACCGGGTATGTGCTTTTGTAA
- a CDS encoding phosphopantetheine-binding protein, whose protein sequence is MSSLESITQFIKQDIIVDNLEVVDSIDEIEDDAQLIGDGLDLDSIEVLDLVVSIEKKYNLKFKDYPEQTIQEKMKNVSTLASFVHEQVEAQTTAEAC, encoded by the coding sequence ATGAGTAGCTTAGAATCAATAACACAATTTATTAAACAAGACATCATTGTAGACAATTTAGAAGTGGTAGATAGCATCGATGAAATCGAAGACGATGCTCAACTTATCGGTGATGGCCTTGACTTAGACAGCATCGAAGTGCTCGATCTTGTGGTATCTATCGAGAAAAAATACAACCTTAAGTTCAAAGATTACCCAGAACAAACCATTCAAGAAAAAATGAAAAATGTCAGTACCTTAGCTAGCTTTGTTCACGAACAAGTTGAAGCACAAACAACAGCTGAAGCTTGTTGA
- a CDS encoding DUF5916 domain-containing protein, producing the protein MNESNKFWLGLSYPMMAGAVLAEPIVIDGKLNEAQWGSATHFEQFVQVVPVTLASANDKITAKAFATADGVYIGIKNFQNKAERKRQFNIHDRFMQADFNRVVVDFSGDGSSAYQFSVTLGGGSQDGVVTPSLKVDNDWDGDWHYANHIDDTYWTTELLIPWHTVSFQPGEEHALAKIGVSVQLYELKSNFIYANHEDTTANSDFFLTMPKITAQTPAHSQLAFVPYFAHQAQFAPVGTSPSERQHQSDVGFDLFYKPSHHQKVSLAVNPDFGQVDIDDVDVNYSAVETLRTDKRPFFTQDISLFDVAALESTKLIHTRRIGASSDDGARAITPIDAALRFVHKGKSIQFGTFAVSESDFSDDIGKQFFAARANYRTEDWQAGVLATKTDRPFLERDAMSYALDGQYRSDTWSFKGALLQTEVETQKQRISGQGVSLDAEYQLSLQTKFAARYFAVDDEFDNRDLGYMKRNDWQVRELYGEYSMHPKNSWFTRLKQSLTLRHEQNNAGTGLAARQAYLAQFLLANGGQLNLGLDYYTSGKQDNLGRGTEVFEMPSRVESRVFYQSPYVGDFSWAASIELDQEGISGSAQQYAVDLTWMPHYNWNLKLSNFFRSGDGWLMANGQNRLSEYDRDEFSNKFEFNGRITDNLELSGSLQWTVLEAQSKTIYQITNGELREVHGDTSFDDRRLASQIKLRYRMGAYSDIFLVYQRGGANFSTLEKSQVGRRDWFGSVADLWQQPVQDLVTFKVRYLF; encoded by the coding sequence ATGAATGAAAGCAATAAATTTTGGCTCGGTTTAAGTTATCCCATGATGGCAGGCGCTGTACTTGCGGAACCTATTGTGATTGATGGTAAATTGAATGAAGCGCAGTGGGGTTCTGCCACGCACTTTGAACAATTTGTTCAGGTCGTGCCTGTGACCTTAGCGTCTGCCAATGACAAAATTACGGCAAAAGCCTTTGCAACCGCCGACGGCGTTTATATTGGAATTAAGAACTTCCAGAATAAAGCTGAGCGCAAGCGTCAGTTCAATATTCACGACCGCTTTATGCAAGCCGATTTCAACCGTGTGGTTGTGGACTTTTCAGGCGATGGTAGTAGCGCATATCAATTTTCAGTGACATTAGGTGGCGGTTCGCAGGATGGCGTTGTGACCCCAAGCTTAAAGGTGGACAACGACTGGGATGGGGATTGGCATTATGCCAATCATATAGACGATACGTATTGGACCACGGAATTATTGATCCCTTGGCATACTGTGTCGTTTCAACCAGGAGAAGAGCATGCGCTTGCAAAAATTGGGGTTTCGGTGCAGTTGTATGAGCTTAAAAGTAATTTTATCTATGCAAACCATGAGGATACAACCGCGAATAGTGACTTCTTCCTAACCATGCCAAAGATCACAGCACAAACCCCAGCGCATTCTCAATTGGCATTTGTACCTTACTTTGCGCATCAGGCCCAGTTTGCGCCTGTAGGCACTTCGCCTTCAGAGCGTCAGCATCAGTCCGATGTTGGTTTTGATTTGTTCTACAAGCCCTCTCACCATCAGAAAGTGAGCCTTGCCGTGAATCCTGACTTTGGTCAGGTGGATATCGATGATGTTGATGTGAATTATTCGGCCGTAGAAACGCTGCGCACGGATAAACGTCCATTTTTTACTCAAGATATCAGCCTTTTTGATGTTGCTGCACTTGAAAGCACTAAGCTTATTCATACTCGTCGGATCGGGGCATCAAGCGACGACGGGGCTCGTGCGATCACCCCCATAGATGCGGCGCTGCGCTTTGTACATAAAGGAAAGTCGATACAATTTGGCACCTTTGCTGTGTCTGAGTCGGACTTTTCGGACGATATTGGCAAGCAGTTTTTTGCAGCAAGAGCTAATTATCGTACTGAGGACTGGCAGGCGGGTGTGCTTGCGACCAAGACAGATCGACCTTTTCTTGAGCGCGATGCCATGAGTTATGCCCTTGATGGCCAGTATCGTAGTGATACTTGGTCTTTCAAAGGCGCGCTATTACAAACTGAGGTAGAAACACAAAAGCAACGGATTTCAGGTCAAGGTGTATCGCTAGACGCGGAGTATCAACTTTCTTTACAGACGAAGTTCGCTGCTCGCTACTTTGCTGTGGATGACGAATTTGATAATCGTGATCTCGGCTATATGAAACGCAATGACTGGCAGGTGAGAGAGCTTTATGGAGAATACTCGATGCACCCGAAAAACAGCTGGTTTACCAGATTAAAACAGTCACTCACACTGAGGCATGAACAAAACAATGCTGGAACAGGTTTAGCGGCCAGGCAAGCATATTTAGCGCAGTTTTTGTTGGCAAATGGTGGCCAGCTCAATCTCGGGCTAGATTATTACACTAGCGGTAAACAAGACAACTTAGGGCGAGGCACTGAGGTGTTTGAGATGCCAAGCCGTGTGGAGTCTCGAGTATTTTATCAAAGCCCTTATGTGGGGGATTTCTCTTGGGCTGCGAGTATAGAGCTTGACCAAGAAGGAATATCAGGCTCAGCACAGCAATACGCCGTGGATTTGACTTGGATGCCACATTACAACTGGAACCTTAAGTTGAGTAATTTCTTTAGAAGCGGTGATGGCTGGCTGATGGCGAACGGGCAAAACCGCTTGAGTGAATACGACAGAGATGAGTTTTCCAATAAGTTTGAATTTAATGGCCGGATCACCGACAACCTTGAGCTCAGTGGCTCGTTACAGTGGACGGTACTAGAAGCGCAAAGTAAGACGATTTATCAAATTACCAACGGCGAGCTTCGCGAAGTTCATGGTGACACCAGTTTTGACGACAGGCGTTTAGCAAGCCAGATAAAACTGCGCTATCGCATGGGCGCATATTCAGATATTTTTTTAGTGTATCAACGAGGAGGTGCAAACTTTTCGACACTTGAAAAGTCGCAGGTCGGGCGCAGAGACTGGTTTGGGAGTGTCGCCGATTTATGGCAACAACCAGTGCAAGACTTAGTGACGTTTAAGGTGCGATATTTATTTTAA
- a CDS encoding winged helix-turn-helix domain-containing protein — protein sequence MKLVLSVQAQKVEMVCFGHWQFDLQQDCLTHRQSQETVKLEPQMARLLALFIEHHNEVLEKYWLTEQLWQHAIVEPNSLYQLLTKLRKVLGDDPKSPIYIKTIPKRGYRFIAPLKSHEIAPRHTAKPVKAITKSRIFSLSAVAMAVLCFGAIAFFNQAPTEKTPSRYETSSLSHELGLEFDVDAHQSKDLIAYVKDFTQLIIANKQGYLLNEHRFDSRISFPSWSPDSDKLAFWQYQGSGCQLHVMTAAGQFFHSSQILPCQVGTKPIWKNDKELILTFGQYNAKAAHLYRLESHQMVKLPLALAANEQLKMALRAWQDKTYYLVQDKQGLARLQTLDGTVHLKWSAPVTSVAFDVYHQAVIASQYGSLSRHFRDGDSQAIKETEIGLYTSFSSDNRGDIFAALESFQVNIKDRDDLPLFSSSSIDYLPLTNSLGETAFMSRRSGVCEVYLYRDDKISQLSFHQGHEYVGFLVWSPELSYLASNRDNDLVVYDRKRPLTQFDSQLTQPVKSMGWIDEQTLWAYDGETLNQYSLSGALISSHDSAPDFVFYHPARQTWFVLQQNLLLEYETLFESDSEALNKYVLSQKQTNQFRNLRIRGNDIYWQSAWSKEDYIWQLTLMPEQTPTLKKVGHLIWHYDIDALGDLLIAKMESVEGDIKKLTRLPETAN from the coding sequence TTGAAATTGGTACTCAGCGTGCAGGCACAAAAAGTAGAGATGGTTTGTTTTGGACATTGGCAGTTTGATCTCCAGCAAGATTGCCTAACACATAGGCAAAGCCAAGAAACCGTAAAACTTGAGCCACAGATGGCAAGGTTACTCGCGCTTTTTATTGAGCATCATAACGAAGTGCTAGAGAAATATTGGCTTACCGAGCAGCTGTGGCAGCATGCGATTGTCGAGCCCAATAGCCTCTATCAGCTACTGACTAAACTGCGAAAAGTACTTGGGGATGACCCTAAAAGCCCGATTTACATCAAGACCATCCCAAAGCGGGGCTATCGCTTTATCGCGCCACTTAAAAGCCATGAAATAGCGCCTCGTCATACGGCAAAACCAGTAAAAGCAATCACCAAGTCCCGTATTTTCTCACTCAGTGCCGTCGCTATGGCGGTTCTATGCTTTGGCGCAATCGCCTTTTTTAATCAAGCACCAACCGAAAAAACACCATCGCGCTATGAAACTTCGAGCCTCAGTCATGAGCTTGGCCTTGAATTTGACGTTGATGCCCACCAAAGCAAAGATCTCATCGCCTATGTAAAAGATTTTACCCAGCTTATTATTGCCAACAAACAAGGCTATCTATTAAATGAACACCGCTTTGATTCGCGGATCAGTTTTCCAAGTTGGAGTCCTGACTCAGACAAATTGGCTTTTTGGCAATATCAAGGTAGTGGCTGCCAACTTCATGTTATGACTGCCGCAGGGCAATTTTTTCATAGCTCGCAAATTCTTCCGTGCCAGGTTGGTACTAAACCTATTTGGAAAAATGATAAGGAACTTATCTTAACGTTCGGCCAATATAATGCCAAAGCAGCACACCTTTACCGGCTTGAGTCCCATCAAATGGTTAAGCTGCCACTTGCTTTGGCAGCCAACGAGCAGTTAAAAATGGCCCTTCGAGCATGGCAAGATAAAACCTATTATTTGGTTCAAGATAAACAAGGGTTAGCAAGACTACAAACGCTTGATGGTACGGTACATCTGAAGTGGTCAGCCCCTGTCACTTCGGTTGCGTTTGATGTTTATCATCAAGCCGTGATTGCGAGTCAATATGGCAGCCTATCACGACACTTTAGAGACGGTGACAGTCAAGCCATCAAAGAAACGGAAATTGGCTTATACACGAGCTTCTCAAGCGATAATCGCGGCGATATATTCGCGGCATTGGAGAGTTTTCAAGTTAATATAAAAGATAGAGACGATCTCCCCTTATTTTCAAGCTCAAGCATCGATTATTTACCACTGACCAACAGCTTGGGAGAAACGGCATTTATGTCGAGGCGCAGCGGCGTATGCGAGGTGTATCTATATCGCGATGATAAAATCAGTCAGCTTTCCTTTCATCAGGGGCATGAGTACGTTGGTTTTTTAGTATGGAGTCCAGAGCTGAGCTATTTGGCCTCAAACCGTGATAACGATTTAGTGGTATACGACCGAAAACGCCCACTCACCCAGTTCGATTCGCAGTTGACTCAGCCGGTCAAAAGCATGGGCTGGATAGATGAGCAAACACTATGGGCTTATGACGGTGAGACATTAAACCAATACAGCTTGTCTGGGGCGCTGATCAGCAGTCATGACAGTGCGCCGGATTTTGTCTTTTATCACCCTGCAAGACAAACTTGGTTTGTGCTGCAACAAAATTTACTGCTTGAGTACGAGACCCTCTTCGAAAGCGACTCTGAAGCGTTAAATAAATATGTGCTAAGTCAAAAACAAACCAATCAATTTAGGAACTTAAGAATTCGCGGCAATGACATTTATTGGCAATCCGCTTGGTCAAAAGAGGATTACATTTGGCAACTCACATTGATGCCTGAGCAAACCCCCACACTTAAAAAAGTCGGCCACCTGATTTGGCACTACGATATAGACGCGCTTGGGGATCTACTCATAGCAAAAATGGAAAGTGTAGAAGGCGATATCAAGAAACTGACTCGCCTACCAGAAACTGCTAACTAA
- a CDS encoding ABC transporter ATP-binding protein: MITIKSLSKSFSKEVLFDNYSQEFDHNRICLAAPNGVGKTTLLSMIAGLDDAFNGDILLQGQKVYKRQTLVALASDNIPFPAFLRAKELLHLTSSAWQCDFPTQLVNDFQFEAFLMTRYADLSSGNKKKLQLINALMRNTPYLLLDEPTAALDAAGCEYIVELAQNHAGMVLMTSHEPEPFLHVGFHSVPLAPKQGR, from the coding sequence ATGATAACGATAAAATCTCTAAGTAAAAGCTTCTCCAAAGAAGTGCTGTTTGACAATTACTCACAAGAGTTTGACCACAATAGAATTTGTTTAGCGGCGCCGAATGGCGTAGGGAAAACCACCTTACTGAGTATGATTGCGGGGCTTGATGATGCGTTCAATGGCGACATTTTATTACAGGGACAAAAAGTTTATAAGCGTCAAACACTTGTTGCGCTCGCGTCAGACAATATTCCATTTCCTGCTTTTTTGCGTGCAAAAGAGTTACTACACCTCACATCTTCTGCATGGCAATGTGATTTTCCAACTCAGCTTGTCAACGACTTTCAGTTTGAAGCCTTTTTAATGACTCGCTATGCGGACCTCTCCTCTGGTAATAAAAAGAAGCTCCAACTTATTAATGCCTTGATGCGTAACACCCCTTATTTGCTACTTGATGAGCCTACTGCGGCTTTGGACGCAGCAGGCTGCGAGTATATCGTTGAACTCGCGCAAAACCATGCTGGCATGGTGCTGATGACAAGCCATGAGCCTGAACCATTTTTACACGTTGGATTTCATTCTGTTCCTTTAGCACCTAAGCAGGGTCGCTAG
- a CDS encoding HAL/PAL/TAL family ammonia-lyase: MNQYNTEKEAIQVEKKLGSIVFISQDQSLSLESVQDYAAQPMSKVKLDELALKARIEKNRQYLDNKLANQEDIYGVTTGFGNSASNRISTSLSEELQQNLIAYHGCGVGDYLSESDCAATLLIRMNCNAKGFSGVSWELLAQMETFLNNRIIPAIPSMGSVGASGDLTPLSYVGAALGGKRKVYYQGQLRDTAEVLEELNIAPYKLKPKEGLAIMNGTSVMSAIATNALKDIRRGIDLSCKLIALYVELIEGRASPFHKRVHELKPHRGQQICAEKILERLTNVDQRLGRRNRTDDNIEFGKQETFRLQDSYSIRCSPQVLGPLIDAEMWASQILTTEINSVNDNPLFDDENDLILNAGHFYGGHVAAVCDTLKPLVANMGALLERELGILVDDRLNGGISNNLVAREDLGDKAWVHHGFKAMQITSSSLVAEALKNAGPMSVFSRTTEALNQDIVSMGTIAARDLRRITDLIKPVIAIQAMAIRQAFYVDGKDAKAEKLNVLSREFFDEICSNFQPVIEDRPMDVEINNMVNALFNEQ; this comes from the coding sequence ATGAACCAGTACAACACAGAAAAGGAAGCAATTCAGGTCGAGAAAAAGCTCGGTAGTATTGTTTTCATCTCGCAAGATCAATCACTTTCTCTGGAGTCAGTGCAAGATTACGCAGCTCAGCCCATGTCCAAAGTAAAGTTAGACGAATTGGCACTAAAGGCTAGAATCGAGAAAAACCGTCAATACCTAGACAATAAACTAGCAAATCAAGAAGATATATACGGCGTGACGACTGGTTTTGGTAATTCAGCAAGTAACCGTATTTCAACTTCTCTCTCTGAAGAATTACAACAAAACCTCATTGCTTATCATGGCTGTGGCGTTGGTGACTACCTTTCAGAGTCTGATTGTGCTGCAACTTTATTGATCCGCATGAACTGTAATGCCAAGGGCTTTTCAGGTGTTAGTTGGGAATTGCTGGCGCAAATGGAAACCTTCCTAAACAACCGCATTATCCCTGCAATCCCTTCAATGGGTTCTGTGGGTGCCAGCGGCGACTTAACACCACTTTCTTATGTCGGTGCAGCGCTCGGTGGTAAGCGAAAGGTATACTATCAAGGACAACTACGTGACACCGCCGAAGTATTAGAAGAGCTGAATATTGCGCCATACAAGCTTAAGCCAAAAGAAGGCCTAGCTATCATGAATGGTACGTCGGTTATGTCTGCTATCGCCACGAATGCGCTAAAAGATATCCGTCGGGGCATTGATTTAAGCTGTAAACTGATTGCGCTTTATGTCGAGCTTATTGAAGGTCGTGCGTCACCATTCCACAAACGCGTACACGAACTTAAACCACACCGCGGTCAGCAGATCTGCGCAGAGAAAATTCTAGAACGCCTAACTAACGTTGATCAGCGCTTAGGTCGTAGAAACCGTACCGATGACAATATTGAGTTTGGCAAGCAAGAAACATTCAGATTACAAGATAGCTACTCAATTCGCTGCTCTCCGCAAGTGTTAGGACCATTAATTGATGCTGAGATGTGGGCGTCACAGATCCTAACGACTGAGATCAACTCAGTGAACGATAACCCACTATTCGATGATGAGAATGACCTTATCCTCAATGCGGGCCACTTCTACGGCGGTCACGTTGCAGCGGTGTGCGACACCCTCAAGCCACTCGTTGCAAACATGGGAGCGTTACTAGAGCGTGAATTAGGTATTTTGGTTGACGACCGCCTTAACGGTGGTATTTCTAATAACTTAGTTGCGCGCGAAGACCTTGGCGACAAGGCTTGGGTACACCACGGCTTCAAAGCAATGCAAATCACGTCATCTTCTCTTGTTGCTGAAGCACTAAAAAATGCAGGCCCGATGTCGGTATTTTCGCGCACAACAGAAGCACTAAACCAAGATATCGTCAGCATGGGGACTATCGCTGCACGTGACCTTCGTCGTATTACCGACCTTATCAAGCCAGTTATTGCTATTCAGGCAATGGCAATCCGCCAAGCATTTTATGTTGATGGGAAAGATGCAAAAGCGGAAAAACTCAACGTACTTTCTCGCGAGTTTTTCGACGAAATTTGCAGCAACTTCCAACCCGTCATTGAAGACAGGCCAATGGATGTCGAAATCAACAATATGGTTAACGCCCTATTTAATGAGCAGTAA
- a CDS encoding AMP-binding protein: MQTYSAIRSTLMQLIEAELEVDKEQLNVVSDDANLIEAPLFLDSVDLMQLSAACKKAFQLKDLGELSTVTLATLTRQIALNLTQQKQVTPLETWADQSTSLKEADLLALIQRSLDCEILGQVRFIKDSTPCDIIVSTMVLLAHNITPVLSANAAANTDAFSWRELSLTKQEVEIPFLSMTAFLQHHSDKTIGFETSGSTGKPQTWHKSIASLHAEAVTFADTFSFNAVDYFCACVDIRHMFGFIWAFMLPLQLGKPVSYELGSTPDVQPIKDKQVGVILTPTMFDFVADQLNQNHCYLISSGAPFKGEKEQKLADLISTLSLSIQAFEVLGSTETGGIGYRPLGSNETHFTKFTAVDIYQNAEHKTMLRSPFLVANCEAFELKDKLIFSNENQFTHGGRADQIFKYAGKRYSLQSIEKILQERFVGLRHRVFFIEDNNNNKGASWLPSSKDYLAPYTSGHQKLV, translated from the coding sequence ATGCAAACATACAGTGCCATTCGTTCAACACTCATGCAACTGATTGAAGCTGAGTTAGAAGTAGATAAAGAACAACTAAACGTAGTAAGTGACGACGCCAATTTAATTGAGGCGCCACTGTTTCTCGATTCGGTCGACCTTATGCAGTTATCTGCTGCATGTAAAAAAGCGTTCCAATTAAAAGACTTGGGCGAATTGAGCACTGTAACTTTGGCGACACTGACACGCCAAATAGCGTTAAACTTAACGCAACAAAAACAAGTAACGCCCTTAGAGACATGGGCAGATCAAAGCACCTCTCTCAAAGAGGCCGATTTACTCGCACTGATACAGCGTAGTCTAGATTGTGAGATCCTCGGTCAGGTTCGCTTCATCAAAGACAGCACGCCCTGCGATATCATTGTGAGCACTATGGTGTTATTGGCGCACAATATCACTCCAGTATTGAGTGCAAATGCGGCTGCGAACACCGATGCGTTTAGCTGGCGAGAGCTCTCGCTTACCAAGCAAGAAGTAGAAATTCCGTTTCTTTCCATGACGGCATTTTTACAACACCATAGCGATAAGACTATTGGCTTTGAAACATCAGGCAGCACTGGCAAGCCACAAACTTGGCATAAATCCATCGCCTCACTCCATGCAGAAGCTGTCACCTTTGCTGACACTTTCTCATTTAACGCCGTAGATTATTTTTGTGCTTGCGTTGATATCCGCCACATGTTCGGCTTTATTTGGGCATTTATGCTCCCTCTGCAGCTTGGCAAACCAGTGAGTTACGAACTTGGCTCTACACCGGACGTACAACCGATAAAAGACAAACAGGTCGGTGTGATCTTAACGCCAACTATGTTTGACTTTGTAGCTGACCAGCTAAATCAAAACCACTGCTACTTGATAAGCTCTGGTGCACCATTCAAAGGTGAGAAAGAGCAAAAGCTTGCTGACCTCATCTCTACTCTGTCACTTTCTATACAAGCTTTTGAGGTACTTGGAAGCACTGAAACCGGCGGTATTGGTTATCGTCCGTTAGGCAGCAACGAAACGCACTTTACTAAGTTTACTGCGGTCGACATTTATCAAAATGCCGAGCACAAAACCATGTTGAGATCGCCTTTTTTAGTGGCTAATTGTGAAGCGTTTGAGCTCAAAGATAAGCTGATTTTCAGCAATGAAAACCAATTCACACACGGTGGGCGCGCAGACCAAATATTTAAATATGCAGGTAAACGCTACTCACTACAAAGTATAGAAAAAATCCTCCAAGAACGCTTTGTGGGACTTCGCCATCGCGTGTTTTTTATTGAGGACAATAACAATAATAAAGGGGCGAGCTGGTTGCCTTCGTCGAAGGACTATCTTGCCCCCTACACTTCAGGACATCAGAAGTTGGTTTAA